The following is a genomic window from Tachyglossus aculeatus isolate mTacAcu1 chromosome 19, mTacAcu1.pri, whole genome shotgun sequence.
aggaaaatccAACCCGTTGCACCAGGTTCTTgaaggcctgcttgacctgctggttccgcagggtgtagatgaaggggttcaacaCGGGGGCCACGGAGGTATTGAGCATCGCCACCCCCTTGGTCAGGTCTACTCTGTCCTTAGCGGATGGTTTTATGTACATAAGGATGCAGCTCCCATAtatgatggagaccacgaccattTGGGAGGAGCATGTGGAAAAGGCTTTTTTCCTCTGCTGAGTGGAGGGAAGTCTCAGGATGGTGTGGGCGATGGCCATGTAGGACATAGCCACTAACGCCAAGGTGAACAGGAGTGTCCCCACTGCCAAGACGAAAGCCTGGTGGCTCCAGGAACCAGGGGTccgagcaggagagcaggagcagaggggagctgtcacagaagaaatggtcaatGTCTACCGATCCACAGAAGTCCAGCTGGAGGCCAAGGATAATAAGAGGAAAGATGACCAGGAACCCAGTTAGCTAGGAGCAGAGGACCAGTAGGGTGCAGACACTCTGGCTCATGACGGTCGTGTAGTGCAGaggccggcagatggcgacatagcggtcgtaggacatggcagcCAGGAGGAAAAAGTCGGTCACTCCGAAGAGGACGACGAAAAGTAGCTGAGTTGCACAGCAGTTGTAGGAAATCGTCCTATCCCCGGTGACAATTGTAGCCAGGAATCTGGGGATACAGGTAGAGGTGAAGCAGATCtccagaaaggagaagcagcgcagaaagaagtacatggacgtgtggaggtgggagtccagcagggtgagggtgacgatggtcaggttgcCGGTGACGCTCAGTATGTAAGTGACAGACATGTAGAGGAGAATCACAGTCTGCAAGTCCGGATCCtccgtgagccccaggaggatgaactcagtcacTTGAGTGTGAATCTTCATGGCCGACCTGTGACTTCTGCTGGATAACACTGCAAAGCCATCAGTCTGATTTATTGGAGGGGAACAGAGGGCGTGTCGTCTCTTGGTCCAGATTAGGTGGGCAGGGACAGCTCAGGATTGCCAAGAGTTCTCCACTCCAGGCCAAGTACCCGAGACCTCTGGCATGACCAAGTGGGGACCCAGTCCTTGAGATGACTTCATGGATTTATGGCGGATACCTCCCCGTGGGAAAACGGACACCTGATTATCCCAGTCACGATCTTTAGGTTCAGCACGAAGAACCTGTTTAATGGTGGAGTAgagatagtatttactgagaaccctGGCTGAATAATAAATGTGcttttgtcaagctcttactatgttccaagcactgtactaagcgatggggtggatataggatacttaggtcccacttgggactcacaatcgaaatgggagggagatcaaaaattgaatccccattttgcagatgagggaactgttgcACAGACAATGTAAActactggcccaaggtcgcacagcaggtaggtgTCGAAACATGGAATAGAACTtgtgttctctgactctcaggccatgctttttccactaggcgaaGCTACTCTGAAGATAAGAAGATTTGGATAAAAGGTGGAGGTGGGTTGCCCAGAGACGTAGCAGCCATCAGGGTGTCTACTTGGATCAaaggggatagagcacgagcacgacaggtcagaaagacctggattctaaacccagctcggccacttgtctgctgtgtgaccttgggcaagtcacttaacttctcagagtttcagttacctcatctgtaaaatggggatgaagactaaggATCTTGTGTGGGGCTGGTACTGTGCCCAACtggattgattaccttgtatctccccaagcgattagtacagtgtcagggaAATAGTacaggcttaacaagtaccacaagtattattattattactattaataatactttTTACTATTGGGACCCTGCTCGGGACAATAAGGATGATAGAGTGAAATGGGgatagagctcattcattcattcattcaatcatatttattgagcgcttactgtgtgcagagcattgtactaagcgcttggaaagtacaattcggcaacatatagagacaatccccacccaacaaagggcccacagtctagaagggggagatagacaacaaaacaaaacaagtagacaggcaccaatagcattaaaatagataaatagaattatcgatatatatatacatcactaatgaagtagagtaataaatatgtacaaatatacacaagtgctgaaggaCAGCGTAGGGGATACAGCAAAGGGAGGGAATAGggtcgatggagaggggaggagaagcagatgaaacggggggctcagtctgggaaggcctcctggaggaggtaagctctcagtagggctttgaggaggggaagagagctagtttggtgtacgtgaggagggagggcattccaggccagaggtaggatgtgggccaggggtcgacggcgggacaggcgagaacgaggaggaggttagtggcagaggagtggagtgtgcaggctggtctgtagaagcagagaagggaggtgaggtagagggggcaaggtgatggagagctttgaagccaatagtgaggagtttttgctttatgcgaaggttgataagcaaccactgcagacttttgaggaggggagtgaaatacccagagcgttttggtagaaagataatctgggcagcagagggaagcatacactgaagtggggagagacaggaggatggaagatcagatagagttcgtgtgtgtgtgtgtgtgtgtgtgtgtgtgtgtgtgtgtgtgtgtgtgtatttgtctctCCCAGCGGTCTCTCTGGATGaagacctcttttcccctactccctctcctttctgcgtcacttaTACAATTAGATCTTTTCCTTTTAAGCACTTGTAATTCACCCAACCTTcagacctacagcacttacgtctgtacccgcaatttatttatggatttatatttatgtctgcctcctcctttttaCTTTTTGAATGTTGTAGTCAGgtaacgtgtctacaaactctgttgtcctctctgtAGTGTTTTGTAAAGTGATTTGagcacattaagccctcaataaatacccttgattaattaTTGTTGGATAATTATGAAGAGTCCAGTTATGAAGAGACGGCTCCAGTACAGGGTCACAGGTTCCGGGAGTTCAGGGGTCGAGGGAAGGTGAATGCGGTCGTCCACAGATTGAAGTTCTGAAATTCACAACGGGAAACGAACAGATTAAGATGACTCGTAGAGGTCCTCCCTTCCCTAGCACTCTGCCCTAATTCCGGGGgttggcccaggcctgggacagcGGCAAGAAGATAACGTCATGCCTGGGTGGAATTTCCCACCTGTTCCCCTGCTTCAGGCTTGCACACACCTCTCCAGATCCTGCtcgtctcctctccctcccatcaccaaTAGACGCGTGACTCCATATACGCCCAAGGAGGCCAAAATTTCGGCATCTTCTggtaaggggaagagaggaaaggcatCAGGACTTTTCTCAGCTCATAAGAAGGGAGTCAGTTTTGACACTTTGGGCAGGAGACGGGCTTCTCTACCTAAGGCAGGACCAAGAGCGAAGGTTTTATAATCTTTGGTTTCGGTTGGGCCCATGGGGACCAATTGTGAAAACAAGGAAAGTCTccccaggggagagtcaggagacattaatgaatggatgattcTTTCATGGCTCTGGCTGCGAAAGTTTAATCACCAGATTGGGGACGGTCCTTCCCTCCTGTTTGAAAAGGAAACAGGACCAGGCCAGTATATTTCTGTCCACCACGGGGAAAAGAAGTGAGgtaccttttccctcttccccctgcagGACGGGACATTGGAGACACCTGTGAGTCTAATGCTAGCTGGGGTGTCCTGGCCTGAAAGGAGGAAGACTTTATCCCAGGGCAGCTCTAGCTCTGATCATCCCACTAGCCGGGGAAGCCGGTCATCACACTTGCTGGGGAAGCCACCATCCGACAGAACGTGGGAGTTTCCAGACAGAATCCCTCTCCTTCGGCCCCTCTGACACTCTGCTCCCCACATCCTTCTCTCTGGGGTGTCGGAGGTCCCCGTATCTCAAGGATGAGACAGTGGCGGCCGACCGAGAAACGAAGACACACCCCTTTCCTGTCATCGGGACTCTCCCAGGGGGACACCTCCGTGTCCACTCCCTCCCAGAATGCCTGATCAGTGGCTGTGGATTGGAGATTATGATAGGCCCATTTATTCAGCCTCCTGGAAGTTCTGAATGACCAGAATCACGTCGGAGAGTCGCCTCGGAGTTTACTAATGTCCTGCCCAAGGCTTCAGCTCATGTGACAATATGTGCTCACCAGGGGCACACAGACTGACACTCGGTCCTGGGTCTAGCTGAATTCCCGCGGCCACTCTGAGCTGTCCTCTCCTGCGAGAGTCCATTGTCATGGGCTGACCCGgtagttattcaatcaatcaatcaatacattagTCAATCTAGCGCCTCCTGTAGGACGTCCCGGAACTGCTGACCATACTCCCTAGCCCAGGCCTCGGGTGAGCAGGGAGAAAAAGGGCTGGGATCAGTCTATCCACTTGGTAACATTTCCGGGAACAACAAGGATGACAGACCAGGTGCTATCCAGCTTCCCCCAGAATGTCTTCCGGTTCTGTTTCTCTGATCCCAAAGCTCCCTGTATTCGGGGTAAGCTCCCTGCGGCTTTCCCTGAAATCACAGCCCCCTTCTAGGACTTCTGGTCTTATATGAGTATGCCCTTCCCCTAACTCTCACCCCATCTCCTATGAACTGGGATTCCAGgtctataaattaatcaatcaattagtcaggcAATCTGTCATTCCTTTAGTCCATCTCTGGTATTTACGAGAACCTACTGAGTGAAAATCAATTCGTCAGTTGATCTCACGATATCTTTTTAGagcctattgagtgcaaagcaatccATCGGTcaatgaaatggtatttgttgaccacttacaGAGTGCTGATAGCATATATTGAGGATGTTCTGAGTattaagcaatccatcaatctatcaaaTGGAATCTATTGACTGCCTAGTGAGTCCTGGGCATTATACTCCTACTTTCCAGTACTTTCCAGTCAAATGAAGAAGATAGATGGAGGTGATGTCCAAAGAATGGGAGCCAGAGTAAAAACAAGGATTAGCTAAGAAACGGAACAAACAGAACTGATTGGATTGTTTTCCCAAATCAAATGAAAGCAGTGAAACACAGTATAACCGAGACAATTCATATATGTCAAGGATACATGTGAGAGGGggattgagagggagggagggagcttagAAGTGGgagtaagggagtgggagagaagagagagaggttgggagtgagagaggggagtgagaggatgggGGTAAAAGGTGGTGAGCCTTtggcttcccctctctgtaatgacCAATGAGGtcgttccttattcattcattcattcaatcttatttattgagtctttactgtgtgcagagcactgtgccaagcgcatGGGGGaaatataatacagcaatagagactatcccttcccacaatgagctcacagtctagagggaaggaaatatctatcaatacaagtaagcaaacatcaacataaataaataaaattacagatatataccgaAGTGcctcgggggccggggggaagagcaaagggagcgagtaagGGCTAAAGGGCCTGTTACTAAAAGGCTTCACTTAGCTCGGATACAGACGGAGATTTGCAAAAAAAAGGCATTGAACCTGTGGATTTCTATTGGCTTTGGCACAGACCCACTGAACAAACCTAGAAACGTCTCTCACGTGGAGTGAAAAGCCTTGACTCCCCTCTGAGTGGATGAGAGCAAAGGGCTGAGGCAGCAGGGGCCTGgccaggggagggatttccaggagggCGGGTGTGGGGGCGCCCAGAGGGATGGAGAACCGTCAGGTCCTGTTTGTTAGACAGGAGATGAAGCATTAGGATAATGTACAGGTACCGAGTCTCTGTGGTCGACCTTCTGCGGGATTTTCCGGTGGGATTTCGTGGCTAAAGAATCCTCACACTTAGGTGGAAAATTCAACTCGGTGCACCAGGTCCCTGATGGCCTGCTTCACCTGCTGGTTCCGTagggtgtagatgaagggattcatCATGGGGACCACGGAGGTGTTCAGCACGGCCACCCCCTTGGTCaggtccaccctgtccttggcggaCGGTTTCATATACATAAATATGCAGCTGCCGTACGTGATTgagaccacgaccatgtgggaggagcaggtagaAAAGGCTTTTCTCTTCTGCTGAGCAGAGGGCAATCTCAGAATGGCGCGGGCTATGGCTGTGTAGGACACGGCCACTAACACCAAGGTGACCAGTAGTGTCCCCAAGGCCAAGATgaaagccatcagctccaggaacccggtgtccgaacaggagagcaggagaaaaggggagacgtcacagaagaagtggtcaaTGGCTCCGGAGCCACAGAAGTCCAGTTGGAGGCCAAGGATGAGAGGAGGAAAGATGACCAGGAACCCGGTCAGACAGGAACAGAGGACTAGCAGGGTGCAGACTTTCTGGTTCATCACGGTCGTGTAGTGCAGAggccggcagatggcgacgtagcggtcataggacatggcggccaggaggaagaattccgtcgcccccaggaagatgaagaaaaacAGCTGAGTTGCACAGCAGTTGTAGGAAATCGTCCTATCCCCGGTGACAATGGTAACCAGGAATCTGGGGATGCAGGTGGAGGTGAAacagatctccaggaaggagaaacagcacaggaagaagtacatgggggtgtggaagcggGAGTCCAACAAGGTGAGGGtgacgataatcaggttgcctgTGATGCTCAGAATGTATGTGACAGACATGTAGAGGAGAATCACCACTTGCAAATTCGGGTCATCCGTGAGTCCTAAGAGGATGAACTCAGTCACTTGCGTGTGATTCCTCATAGCCGACCTGTAACTCCTGTTGGAGAACACCAGAGGGCCGTCAATCCAGCTCTCTGGAGGGTGATAGAGGGTTATGACTTCTTCCTCGCTAGACGAACTGGGTAGGAACAGCTCTAGTTGTGGGAGACGTCGGGCATGGTAGGGTCACAACCCAATCCTTTAGATGACTTCATGGGTTGATGGCAGGCATCTCCCCGCTGGACAACTGAAGTGTGGGTGTCCCAGCTGTGACCCTTAGGCTTCATCCCCGAAAACCTGCGTGATGGTTGGAGTAGAGAATgcctttactgagcacccatttggtcGGGTCCTGCTCTAATAGCTCGGGGAAGTACACAAcaactattccctgcccacaaggagcttccattcttatGGGGGTGGCAAACGTAAACGTACATACCAATAGCATAGTCAAAATGAGAATTCGAATAGCATATATACCTGATTGTTGAGAATGGGTGCAGAATGTCTCctggagcatgggactggaaatccCTTGTCTGCATgtgatagcccactgttgggtagggactgtctctatatgttgccagcttgtacttcccaagcgcttagtacagtgctctgcacacagtaagcgctcaataaatacgattgatgatgatgatgatgatgtggcagggcgggggggggggattgatCTTTGCTCAAGCCCATGAATGTCAAGGTTTCACCTGAATACATGCCCCCAAACTGTCAACCGTCAGCACCTGGATAACTGAGATTGTCAGGAACTTGATGGAGGAAGAGTGTTTAGGATCATTAGCATAAGACCCAGTGAGTGTTAAGGAGCTCATGGCCCAGTTATCCCTGGAGATGCTGCAGAAAAGGGAGAAGGCCCACAGGAGACAAGTCCGGGATGTCTGCTCTGGGTGAATAATAAGCAAGCAATATCTCACTCCAggttcacaatctatgtaggagagagactaataattgaatccccattttgcaggtaagggaactgagaatGGTCAAAGTAACTGGTCAAAGGTCACctaacaggtaagtggtggagcatggttgagaacccaagtcctctgacatccaggacatGTCTTTTCCAGTAGACAACACTGTTTCTGAATATTAGAGGATTTGGATACATTgatacattcagttgtattcattgagcactaactgtgtgcagagcactgtactaagcacttggaaagtataaatcggcaagatatagtgatggtccctacccaacaactggctcacagtctaaaggagggaggaagacaacaaaacaaaacgaatacacaggtgtcaataccataagaataaatagttatagctatatacacatcattaataaaataaatataataaatatgcacaaataaaatgaatagcgtaataaatatgtacaaatatatacaagtgatgtggggaggggaagggggtaggggaaaaggagggagggcgatggggaggggcagaggaagaggaaaggaaaaaaggggggtttagtctgcgaaggtctcctggaggagttgagctcttagTATGGCTTTGGTGCAGGTGAGGTAGTCAGATACGAACCAGCCATCAGGGAGCccctagggataataataatgatggcatttgttaagcgctcattatgtgcgaagtactattctaagcgctggggggttacaaggtgatcgggttgtcccacgtggggctcacagtcttaatccccattttacagattagataattgaggctcagagacgttaagtgacttgcccaaggtcgcacagcagacatgtgacagatcgggattcgaacccatgacctctgactcacaagtccttgctctttccactgagccacgaactcTGCTTGGAACAATAAGGATGACAGCCGATTGGGGAttgagttttttttttgtgtgtgtgtgtgtgtgtgtgctcgcttgtgtgtgcatttgtatttgtctctcccagaggtctttccggatgaagtcctcttttccttgaataataattatgatatttgttaagcgcttactttgtgccaagcactgtactaagcgctggggtagatacaaggtaatcaagttgtcccaggtgggtatcacagtcttaatccccatgtttacagatgaggtaactgaggcccagagatgttaagtggattgcccaaggtcacacagcagacaagtggcggagtcgggattagaacccacgacctctgactctcaaacccatgttcttgccactaggctatactgcttctgtactccctctcccttctgcaccgctatACACTTGGATGTTTACCTTTTAagtatttgctattcaccccaccttcaatactACAGCATTTACATATACAGCTGCAATTTCAttatggatttatatttatgtctctcactccctctatACTGGAAGGTTACTGTGATCAGGaaaggggtctaccaactctgttgtactctcccaagcgtttcatGAAGTGCTGTGTGCACAATATGTTCTCAATAAGcactattaactgattgatttactgattacagcccagcccgcatcctctgctcctctgccgctaatctcctcacggtgcctcgttctctcctgacccgccgtcgacccctggcccacgtcatccccctggaatgtcctcctccacacatccatcaagctagctctcttcttcccttcaaatccctactgagagatcacctcctccaggaggccttcccagactgagctccctccttcctctccccctccccatcccccgccttaccttcttcccctccctatagcacctgtatatatgtatatatgtttgtacgtatttattaactctattttatttgtacatatttattctatttattttattttgttaatatgttttgttttgatttctatctcccccttctagactgtgagcccgctgttgggtaggggccgtctctatatgttgccaacttgtacttcccaagcgcttagtacagtgctctgcacacagtaagcgctcaataaatacgattgaatgaattgaatgaatgaatgactgataatTACCAGTTTTGAACCGGAGCACCACGACAGGTTCATAGGTTCTGGGAGCCCGGGACTAGAGGGAAGGTGGCTGCAGTTGTCCGTAGATTGAGGCTCTGAAATACACAATGGAAAAGGAATGGACCAAAGTGATCCTGAGAGGTCCTCGCTTCCTTAGCACCCTGCCCTGATTCTGGGATCATCCCAAATGCCCATCTTGCAGTTGGCAAGGAAGCAAAGCTGAGATAATGTCAAGCCTGTGTCGAATTTCCCACCTTTTCCCCTGTTCCGGGTTTTCACGCACCTCTCCAAACGATGCTTTTGCCCTCCCATCACCACTGGACACGCGACCCCATCAA
Proteins encoded in this region:
- the LOC119940838 gene encoding olfactory receptor 6C74-like; this translates as MRNHTQVTEFILLGLTDDPNLQVVILLYMSVTYILSITGNLIIVTLTLLDSRFHTPMYFFLCCFSFLEICFTSTCIPRFLVTIVTGDRTISYNCCATQLFFFIFLGATEFFLLAAMSYDRYVAICRPLHYTTVMNQKVCTLLVLCSCLTGFLVIFPPLILGLQLDFCGSGAIDHFFCDVSPFLLLSCSDTGFLELMAFILALGTLLVTLVLVAVSYTAIARAILRLPSAQQKRKAFSTCSSHMVVVSITYGSCIFMYMKPSAKDRVDLTKGVAVLNTSVVPMMNPFIYTLRNQQVKQAIRDLVHRVEFST